The DNA window ATTAACCAATTGGTTTGGAAAACAAAGATGAGCAATAAGATCCCTCATTTAATGATAAAGATCCTCGCCGGTTTTATCGTCACGGCAATCTCTTTATCTACTTCTCTGAGTTACGCTGAAGTTGTCGATGCAGGTAAGGATCTCAGGCTGATAAAAGGCCGCTATTTAGCTATCGCCTCTGACTGTGTAGCCTGTCACACGGCATCCGGAGGCAAACCTTTCAGTGGCGGCTTAGCCATGCCTCTGCCGATGGGAAATATCTATTCTACCAACATCACGCCAGATAAAACCTACGGCATTGGCGAATATTCACTGGACGACTTCAAGAAAGTGTTGCGTGAAGGTATCAGGCGCGACGGCTCGAATCTTTATCCGGCAATGCCATTCCCGTCTTATACCAAACTGACTGATGATGATATTTTCCAGCCTTTATGCCTATTTTATGCATGGCGTTGAACCTGTTAATCAAGAAAATAAGGAGCCCGACTTCCCGTGGCCACTCACTATGCGCTGGCCGCTGATCGCATGGAATACCCTGTTCCTGGAAAAAGGCGCTTATCAATACAAATCTGACCGGAGCCCAGAGTGGAACCGTGGCGCTTATTTGGTACAGGGCGCGGCGCACTGCGGCTCCTGTCATACCCCCCGCGGGCTAGGCATGCAGGAAAAAGCCTATGACGAAAGCCAGAAAGGTTTCCTGGCCGGTGCGAAGATTGGCGGCTGGGAAGCTTTTAACATCACCAGCAACATGGCCTCGGGAATCGGTAGCTGGTCACAGCCGGAGATCGTGCAATATCTTAAAACCGGCAATGTGCCGTTTAAAGCTCAGGCTGCCGGTTCAATGGCTGAAGCGGTCACCCATAGTTTTAGCAAAATGGACGATGCGGACCTACAGGCTATCGCTTTGTATTTAAGAGATTATACCGTCCGTAGGTGATAACCAAACACGACCTCGCTCATCAAAGATTCAGCCAATTAGAAAATAACGATCCCACCGGAGCCAACGTTTACCTAAACAACTGCGCCAGTTGCCATGGCAGAACAGGCAGCGGAACAACGGACGGCTATTACCCTTCCATGGTCGGCAACAGCGTTGTCGGTGCCATGGGACACCAACAATCTGATCAAAGTCATCTTACAACGGTGCCGAGGTGAACAATGGCAAGGAACACTACTTCATGCCCCGCGTTTGCCGACCAATTAAGGCAATGAGCAAGTGGCACAACTGGCTGAATACCTGGTGGAAAGTTTTGCAGGGCACAAGCTCACCGTGGACCGCCGAATCAGGTTAAAAAGCTCCGTGATTCCAGCAATTAGGACGTCGTATATGAAAAATAAATCGAGCTATGGCTCTATCCGACGTCGCCTGCTGAAAAGCAGCGCTATCGTGGGCCGCCACCTTGCTGTCTATCAATGTCGTTTCAGCCCCGCTCAAGTTGTGTGGATGATAGACCTGGTGTGGATGCCTTTTTGAAACTGGCCCGGTTGCTGACCAACAGGCCGACACTCGAACCCGCATTTTCCGCCGCTATGTATTCGGCCCTGGTC is part of the Serratia quinivorans genome and encodes:
- a CDS encoding Gluconate 2-dehydrogenase cytochrome c subunit precursor, whose amino-acid sequence is MSNKIPHLMIKILAGFIVTAISLSTSLSYAEVVDAGKDLRLIKGRYLAIASDCVACHTASGGKPFSGGLAMPLPMGNIYSTNITPDKTYGIGEYSLDDFKKVLREGIRRDGSNLYPAMPFPSYTKLTDDDIFQPLCLFYAWR
- a CDS encoding Gluconate 2-dehydrogenase cytochrome c subunit precursor → MMIFSSLYAYFMHGVEPVNQENKEPDFPWPLTMRWPLIAWNTLFLEKGAYQYKSDRSPEWNRGAYLVQGAAHCGSCHTPRGLGMQEKAYDESQKGFLAGAKIGGWEAFNITSNMASGIGSWSQPEIVQYLKTGNVPFKAQAAGSMAEAVTHSFSKMDDADLQAIALYLRDYTVRR